In Streptomyces longhuiensis, the following proteins share a genomic window:
- a CDS encoding type IV secretory system conjugative DNA transfer family protein, which yields MRRHDAYEQDDRYGDRGRGGPAPRERERGIPDGLLLGVLAFLLGMTVMVWTATGLSGLFSKGTWPDGVTIRHTPVAMRSLIGRPHDLPGAWPDTPDGQLSGYGLFWGLFIGQVLVLIVLTVFVAGTVARWRAVRRRGRAEAAAAAHSAEPAPVAAPAPRAAVSEVPAAGPEPSANPENPELHESPAAPPAPTALPTPRGPVVLGPAETRAPRAIQAIRDAEGPVLVVTSSASVWAETKDARSKLGPVLVYDPTHLCDTPARLHWNPAQGCEDKPTAASRAAALLAPIRPTAKLDTATADTAETLLRSFLHAAAVDAKPFRHVHRWAQGTQVQEAVRILRTSPKAAAGSAGELEAALTSHPERRDMAQELTARALSSLFSVHIREACTPNRTDALTLDSFVNEGGTLYVVGEAIEDPKADPGAMPLLTALASSVVEHGRRMAERSSAGRLDPPMTLVLDDVAAVAPLPQLPELLSTGADRGLPTLALLRSREQGRARWPHAELPVA from the coding sequence ATGCGGCGGCACGACGCCTACGAGCAGGACGACAGGTACGGGGACCGGGGCCGGGGTGGCCCCGCCCCGCGGGAACGGGAACGCGGCATTCCCGACGGGCTGCTCCTCGGCGTGCTCGCGTTCCTGCTCGGCATGACCGTCATGGTGTGGACGGCGACGGGCCTGTCGGGCCTGTTCTCCAAAGGCACCTGGCCGGACGGCGTGACGATCCGCCACACGCCGGTGGCGATGCGCTCCCTCATCGGCCGCCCGCACGACCTGCCGGGCGCGTGGCCGGACACCCCGGACGGGCAGCTTTCCGGGTACGGGCTGTTCTGGGGCCTGTTCATCGGCCAGGTCCTTGTGCTGATCGTGCTCACGGTGTTCGTCGCGGGGACGGTGGCGCGGTGGCGGGCCGTGCGGCGGCGGGGCCGGGCGGAGGCAGCAGCCGCTGCGCATTCGGCCGAACCGGCGCCCGTGGCCGCCCCCGCTCCCCGGGCCGCGGTCTCCGAGGTCCCGGCGGCCGGGCCGGAGCCCTCTGCGAACCCGGAGAACCCGGAGCTCCACGAGAGCCCCGCCGCCCCGCCCGCCCCCACGGCCCTCCCCACCCCCCGCGGTCCCGTCGTCCTCGGGCCCGCCGAGACCCGCGCTCCCCGGGCCATCCAGGCCATCAGGGACGCCGAGGGTCCCGTCCTCGTCGTCACGTCGTCGGCGAGTGTCTGGGCGGAGACCAAGGACGCCCGGTCGAAGCTCGGCCCCGTCCTCGTCTACGACCCCACCCACCTGTGCGACACCCCGGCCCGCCTCCACTGGAACCCGGCGCAGGGCTGCGAGGACAAGCCCACGGCCGCGTCGCGGGCGGCCGCCCTCCTCGCCCCGATCCGGCCCACCGCCAAACTCGACACGGCCACCGCCGACACGGCGGAGACGCTGCTGCGGAGCTTTCTGCACGCCGCCGCCGTGGACGCGAAGCCGTTCCGGCACGTGCACCGCTGGGCGCAGGGCACCCAGGTCCAGGAGGCCGTACGCATCCTGCGGACGAGCCCGAAGGCGGCGGCCGGCTCCGCGGGCGAGCTGGAGGCCGCGCTCACCTCGCACCCCGAACGCCGCGACATGGCACAGGAGTTGACGGCCCGCGCCCTGTCCTCCCTTTTCTCCGTCCACATCCGCGAGGCGTGCACCCCAAACCGAACTGATGCGCTCACCCTGGATTCCTTCGTGAACGAAGGGGGCACGCTTTATGTGGTGGGTGAAGCCATCGAGGATCCCAAGGCGGACCCGGGCGCGATGCCCCTCCTCACGGCCCTCGCCTCAAGCGTGGTCGAGCACGGCCGGCGCATGGCCGAACGGTCATCTGCCGGTCGGCTCGACCCACCAATGACGCTCGTCCTCGACGACGTCGCCGCGGTGGCTCCGCTTCCCCAGCTTCCGGAGCTGCTGTCCACCGGAGCGGACCGGGGTCTGCCGACCCTGGCCCTCCTCCGGTCCCGGGAGCAGGGCCGGGCCCGCTGGCCGCACGCCGAACTTCCGGTCGCCTGA
- a CDS encoding GNAT family N-acetyltransferase codes for MEPGEKYVVRPVRSEEWEAVREIRLASLRDPAAPIAFLETYEAALARPEEFWRDRAGRFELDGSGNQFVAEGADGRWWGSVTVRVEEAGVPLAFGDTSDVRQAHLVGVYVRPEHRGTGVTEALFLAAVQWARSLEGLERVRLHVHQDNARAQAFYRRFGFGRSGASVAVPGDPSKVEYEMVLEHL; via the coding sequence ATGGAGCCTGGCGAGAAGTACGTCGTACGTCCTGTCCGGTCGGAGGAGTGGGAGGCGGTGCGGGAGATCAGGCTCGCCTCCCTGCGCGATCCGGCGGCGCCGATCGCCTTCCTGGAGACGTACGAGGCCGCACTCGCGCGGCCCGAGGAGTTCTGGCGGGACCGGGCCGGACGGTTCGAACTCGACGGTTCCGGAAACCAGTTCGTTGCCGAGGGAGCGGACGGCCGGTGGTGGGGGTCCGTGACCGTGCGGGTGGAGGAGGCCGGGGTGCCGCTCGCGTTCGGTGACACGAGCGACGTGCGGCAGGCGCATCTCGTCGGCGTGTACGTGCGGCCCGAGCACCGGGGGACCGGCGTGACCGAGGCGCTGTTCCTGGCGGCCGTGCAGTGGGCGCGCTCACTGGAAGGGCTGGAGCGGGTGCGGCTGCACGTGCACCAGGACAACGCGCGGGCCCAGGCGTTCTACCGGCGGTTCGGCTTCGGCCGCAGCGGGGCGAGCGTGGCGGTGCCGGGCGACCCGTCGAAGGTCGAGTACGAGATGGTGCTCGAGCACTTGTGA
- a CDS encoding ATP-binding protein, which translates to MRDPLSMATDAFTSFLFGKVETTRLPVRTSTGQAQAVYLPTAAPGLGDSGVIIGREVYSGKGYIYDPFQLYGQQLPAPHWLVLGESGNGKSALEKTYVLRQLRFKDRQVVVLDAQGEDGVGEWNLIAEELGITPIRLDPTAALDMGIRLNPLDPAITTTGQLALLRTIIEVAMGHGLDERSGFALKVAHAYVNETIVERQPVLTDIVEQLRHPEPESAEAMNVAIDDVRAWGLDVALVIDRLVDGDLRGMFDGPTTVGIDLDAPLIVFDLSHIDRNSIAMPILMAIVGVWLEHTWIRPDRKKRIFLVEEAWHIINSPFVAQLFQRLLKFGRRLGLSFVAVVHHLSDVVDGAAAKEAAAILKMASTRTIYAQKADEARATGLVLGLPRWAVEIIPSLTPGIAVWDVNGNVQVVKHLITETERPLVFTDRAMTESSAETLGDDDAMRAADLEAEERAAAFVEQHMGDRLKDSSESTVA; encoded by the coding sequence ATGCGGGATCCGCTGTCCATGGCCACGGACGCCTTCACCTCCTTCCTGTTCGGGAAGGTGGAGACGACCCGGCTTCCGGTCCGTACGTCGACGGGGCAGGCCCAGGCGGTCTACCTGCCGACGGCCGCCCCCGGCCTCGGCGACTCGGGCGTCATCATCGGCCGCGAGGTGTACTCCGGCAAGGGCTACATCTACGACCCGTTCCAGTTGTACGGGCAGCAGCTGCCCGCCCCGCACTGGCTGGTCCTCGGCGAGTCCGGCAACGGCAAGTCCGCGCTGGAGAAGACGTACGTCCTGCGGCAGCTGAGGTTCAAGGACCGCCAGGTCGTCGTCCTCGACGCGCAGGGTGAGGACGGGGTCGGCGAATGGAACCTCATCGCCGAGGAGCTGGGTATAACTCCCATCCGGCTGGACCCGACGGCCGCTCTGGACATGGGGATCCGGCTCAACCCGCTCGACCCGGCGATCACGACGACCGGGCAGCTCGCCCTGCTCCGGACGATCATCGAGGTCGCCATGGGGCATGGCCTCGACGAGCGCTCGGGCTTCGCCCTCAAGGTCGCGCACGCCTACGTCAACGAGACCATCGTCGAGCGTCAGCCCGTCCTGACCGACATCGTCGAGCAGCTCCGCCACCCGGAACCCGAGTCGGCGGAAGCGATGAACGTGGCCATAGACGACGTACGGGCGTGGGGACTCGATGTCGCCCTCGTCATCGACCGTCTCGTGGACGGTGACCTGCGCGGCATGTTCGACGGTCCGACGACGGTCGGCATCGACCTCGACGCCCCGCTGATCGTCTTCGACCTCTCCCACATCGACCGCAACTCCATCGCGATGCCGATCCTGATGGCGATCGTGGGTGTGTGGCTGGAGCACACGTGGATCCGGCCGGACCGCAAGAAGCGCATCTTCCTGGTGGAGGAGGCGTGGCACATCATCAACTCGCCCTTCGTGGCGCAGCTGTTCCAGCGGCTCCTGAAGTTCGGCCGGCGCCTCGGTCTGTCCTTCGTGGCCGTCGTCCACCACCTCAGTGACGTGGTGGACGGGGCCGCGGCCAAGGAGGCGGCCGCGATCCTGAAGATGGCCTCGACCAGGACCATCTACGCCCAGAAGGCCGACGAGGCGCGGGCCACCGGTCTCGTACTCGGCCTGCCACGCTGGGCCGTGGAGATCATCCCCTCGCTGACCCCGGGCATCGCGGTCTGGGACGTGAACGGGAACGTCCAGGTCGTGAAGCACCTCATCACCGAGACGGAACGGCCCCTGGTCTTCACCGATCGCGCCATGACGGAGTCCTCCGCCGAGACGCTCGGCGACGACGACGCCATGCGCGCCGCCGACCTGGAGGCGGAGGAGCGGGCGGCCGCCTTCGTGGAACAGCACATGGGCGACCGGCTGAAGGACTCGTCGGAGTCGACGGTGGCCTGA